From one Tsukamurella tyrosinosolvens genomic stretch:
- the htpG gene encoding molecular chaperone HtpG, giving the protein MTAETLQFQAETDQLLSLMIHSVYSEKDVFLRELISNASDALDKLRLEAYQDKDLDADASDLHIELRTDPEARTLTIADNGIGMSRADVVDLIGTLAKSGTGELRRKLEAAKQAKEQGASAELIGQFGIGFYSAFMVADRVTLVTRKAGEDTATRWESEGHGTYTVTDLTGDDVPAQHGTTITLHLRAADGDESLHDYTSEHVLRSVVRRYSDFIAFPIRLAPTPAAEADDTESDGAEATEPETLNSMQALWARPKEEVSDEEYADFYRHVSHAFDEPLETISVRAEGTFEYQALLFIPTMPPFDMFYRNTKSGPALYVKRVFIMDHCEALLPPYLRFVAGVVDAQDLSLNVSREILQNDRHLVMIRKRLVKRVLQTVTALRENEREKYDTFWSAFGAVFKEGLLDDHDNRETLLKASSFESTFSETGTTGLADYVARMPEGQDVIYYAAGDSRARLEASPHLEAFAAKGFEVLLLTDQVDELWTTGAEFDGKRFVSVAKGEADLGEDAPEAEGFEQLTEWLAKTLDDDVAGVRLTSRLTTSAACLVGGEFDLTPQLEQMYRASGQEVPRTRRTLELNPENDLVKSLRDRVAAADAPAEDAELTDAAEILYGTALLAEGGSVADPAAFAAVLARQLGRSLG; this is encoded by the coding sequence GTGACCGCGGAGACCCTGCAGTTCCAGGCCGAGACCGATCAGCTGCTGTCGCTGATGATCCACTCCGTGTACTCGGAGAAGGACGTCTTCCTGCGCGAGCTGATCTCCAACGCTTCGGACGCGCTCGACAAGCTGCGGCTCGAGGCGTACCAGGACAAGGACCTCGACGCCGACGCCTCCGACCTGCACATCGAGCTGCGCACCGACCCCGAGGCCCGGACGCTGACGATCGCCGACAACGGCATCGGCATGAGCCGCGCGGACGTCGTCGACCTCATCGGCACGCTCGCCAAGTCCGGCACCGGCGAGCTCCGGCGCAAGCTGGAGGCCGCGAAGCAGGCCAAGGAGCAGGGCGCCTCCGCGGAGCTCATCGGCCAGTTCGGCATCGGCTTCTACTCGGCGTTCATGGTCGCCGACCGCGTGACCCTGGTGACCCGCAAGGCCGGCGAGGACACCGCCACCCGCTGGGAGTCCGAGGGCCACGGCACGTACACCGTCACCGACCTCACCGGCGACGACGTCCCCGCGCAGCACGGCACCACGATCACGTTGCACCTCCGCGCCGCCGACGGCGACGAGAGCCTGCACGACTACACCTCCGAGCACGTCCTGCGCTCGGTCGTGCGCCGCTACAGCGACTTCATCGCCTTCCCGATCCGCCTGGCCCCCACCCCGGCCGCCGAGGCCGACGACACCGAGTCCGACGGGGCCGAGGCCACGGAGCCGGAGACCCTCAACTCCATGCAGGCGCTGTGGGCGCGCCCGAAGGAGGAGGTCTCCGACGAGGAGTACGCCGACTTCTACCGCCACGTCAGCCACGCCTTCGACGAGCCCCTGGAGACCATCTCGGTCCGCGCGGAGGGCACCTTCGAGTACCAGGCGCTGCTGTTCATCCCGACCATGCCGCCGTTCGACATGTTCTACCGCAACACCAAGTCGGGCCCGGCGCTGTACGTCAAGCGCGTCTTCATCATGGATCACTGCGAGGCCCTGCTCCCGCCGTACCTGCGCTTCGTCGCAGGCGTCGTGGACGCGCAGGACCTGTCGCTCAACGTCTCCCGCGAGATCCTGCAGAACGATCGGCACCTGGTCATGATCCGCAAGCGCCTGGTCAAGCGGGTCCTGCAGACCGTCACCGCGCTCCGCGAGAACGAGCGGGAGAAGTACGACACGTTCTGGTCGGCGTTCGGCGCGGTCTTCAAGGAGGGCCTGCTCGACGACCATGACAACCGCGAGACCCTGCTCAAGGCATCGTCGTTCGAGTCCACCTTCAGCGAGACCGGCACCACCGGCCTCGCCGACTACGTCGCCCGCATGCCCGAGGGACAGGACGTGATCTACTACGCGGCCGGCGATTCCCGCGCCCGCCTGGAGGCCTCGCCGCACCTGGAGGCCTTCGCCGCCAAGGGCTTCGAGGTCCTGCTCCTCACCGATCAGGTCGACGAGCTGTGGACCACGGGTGCCGAGTTCGACGGTAAGCGGTTCGTCTCCGTCGCCAAGGGGGAGGCCGACCTCGGCGAGGACGCGCCGGAGGCCGAAGGCTTCGAGCAGCTGACGGAATGGCTGGCGAAGACCCTCGACGACGACGTCGCGGGCGTACGCCTCACCTCGCGCCTCACCACGTCGGCCGCGTGCCTGGTCGGCGGCGAATTCGACCTCACGCCGCAACTGGAGCAGATGTACCGAGCCAGCGGCCAGGAGGTACCCCGCACCCGCCGCACCCTCGAGCTGAACCCCGAGAACGACCTGGTGAAGTCGCTCCGCGACCGCGTCGCCGCCGCGGACGCGCCGGCCGAGGACGCGGAACTCACGGACGCCGCCGAGATCCTCTACGGCACGGCGCTTCTCGCGGAGGGCGGGTCCGTCGCCGACCCCGCCGCCTTCGCCGCGGTCCTCGCGCGTCAGCTCGGCCGCAGCCTCGGTTGA
- a CDS encoding aldehyde dehydrogenase family protein codes for MIDRTSHYIDGQWRPSTGTESIDVIDATTEDVIGRVAAGTAEDADAAVAAARAAFDGWSRTPLEERIGFLTRAAQALQARQTGIATLVSQEVGMPFAYSNVVQAGLPVQSLVSIAEVASTFAFEETVYNSLVVREPIGVVVAITPWNYPLHQVVAKVAPALAAGCTVVLKPSEVAPLTAFVLAEVFHELGLPKGVLNVVTGTGQSVGEALVGHDEVDMVSLTGSTVAGRRIGAVAAQSIKKVALELGGKSPLVVLDDADLVEAVSAGLNGCFLNSGQTCIALTRMLVPRAAMPQVEAIAAAGVEQIRVGGPFEPETVLGPLVSAQQRDRVVGYIEKGIADGARLVAGGPTPPDGLDRGYFVRPTVFTDVSEDMAIVREEIFGPVLVIQAYDDEEDAIRLANDTPFGLNAAVFSADRDRAIAVGRRIRAGQVQINDGAFNIHAPFGGYKQSGNGREFGAWGLDDYLETKSMQLP; via the coding sequence ATGATCGACCGCACCAGCCACTACATCGACGGCCAGTGGCGCCCGTCCACCGGAACCGAGTCCATCGACGTCATCGACGCGACGACCGAGGACGTCATCGGCCGGGTCGCCGCCGGCACCGCGGAGGACGCGGACGCCGCGGTGGCCGCCGCCCGCGCCGCGTTCGACGGCTGGTCGCGCACCCCGCTCGAGGAGCGGATCGGCTTCCTCACCCGCGCCGCGCAGGCGCTGCAGGCCCGGCAGACGGGGATCGCGACCCTGGTCAGCCAGGAAGTGGGCATGCCCTTCGCCTACAGCAACGTGGTCCAGGCCGGCCTGCCGGTGCAGTCCCTGGTGTCCATCGCCGAGGTCGCGAGCACCTTCGCCTTCGAGGAGACCGTCTACAACTCGCTCGTCGTCCGCGAGCCGATCGGCGTCGTCGTCGCGATCACGCCGTGGAACTACCCGCTGCACCAGGTGGTCGCGAAGGTCGCGCCCGCGCTGGCGGCGGGCTGCACGGTCGTGCTCAAGCCGAGCGAGGTCGCGCCGCTCACCGCGTTCGTGCTCGCCGAGGTCTTCCACGAGCTGGGCCTGCCGAAGGGCGTCCTCAACGTGGTCACCGGCACGGGCCAGTCCGTCGGCGAGGCGCTCGTCGGGCACGACGAGGTCGACATGGTCTCGCTCACCGGCTCCACGGTCGCCGGCCGCCGCATCGGCGCGGTCGCCGCGCAGAGCATCAAGAAGGTGGCGCTCGAGCTCGGCGGCAAGTCCCCGCTCGTCGTCCTCGACGACGCCGACCTCGTCGAGGCCGTGTCCGCGGGCCTCAACGGCTGCTTCCTCAACTCCGGGCAGACCTGCATCGCGCTGACCCGCATGCTCGTCCCGCGCGCCGCGATGCCGCAGGTCGAGGCCATCGCGGCGGCCGGCGTCGAGCAGATCCGCGTCGGCGGGCCCTTCGAGCCCGAGACCGTGCTCGGCCCGCTGGTCTCCGCGCAGCAGCGGGACCGGGTCGTCGGGTACATCGAGAAGGGCATCGCCGACGGTGCGCGCCTGGTCGCGGGCGGCCCGACGCCGCCGGACGGCCTGGACCGCGGCTACTTCGTGCGGCCGACGGTCTTCACCGACGTCTCCGAGGACATGGCGATCGTGCGCGAGGAGATCTTCGGCCCGGTCCTGGTGATCCAGGCCTACGACGACGAGGAGGACGCGATCCGCCTCGCCAACGACACCCCGTTCGGCCTCAACGCCGCCGTGTTCTCCGCGGACCGCGACCGCGCTATCGCCGTCGGCCGCCGCATCCGGGCGGGCCAGGTCCAGATCAACGACGGCGCCTTCAACATCCACGCCCCGTTCGGGGGCTACAAGCAGTCGGGCAACGGCCGGGAGTTCGGCGCGTGGGGCCTCGACGACTACCTCGAGACCAAGTCGATGCAGCTCCCCTGA
- a CDS encoding PucR family transcriptional regulator, with product MARLTPPAREWLAEFARAAENEQALDAMVGEVDDAIVAALPEMDEPLLRTELDASTRAHWRGVLGNATRETITIRPGEETHDLARTMARRGLELRVLLAVYRVGQSAAWRLFTTTAAVEIPDAEVRSEVLLHFWPRTTQWLDASIEQMIGTFVAEREQWQRGALARQAATVDAVLAGQDVDPAEATAALNYPVVPAHTAYTLWVDEAVADADVQRLLERAAAAVHRAVHGEHRLAQRIGARSLRCWSTGSSVPDGLDLPPTVRCALGTAHPGIDGFRRSHEESAAALMVARRTGRPFVAYRDVEIACLAHGIAGPDGPSTLVERELGALADDTAAAARLRETALAYLSAGCDARAAGAALVLHPNTVRYRIRQVEQVLGHPIDERRVYVELALHSVRAFGVSPAARP from the coding sequence ATGGCGCGGCTGACGCCACCGGCCCGCGAGTGGCTGGCGGAGTTCGCGCGGGCGGCCGAGAACGAGCAGGCCCTCGACGCGATGGTCGGCGAGGTGGACGACGCGATCGTCGCGGCCCTCCCGGAGATGGACGAGCCGCTGTTGCGCACCGAGCTGGACGCGAGCACCCGCGCGCACTGGCGCGGCGTGCTCGGCAACGCGACGCGCGAGACCATCACCATCCGGCCCGGCGAGGAGACGCACGACCTCGCGCGGACGATGGCGCGGCGCGGCCTCGAACTCCGCGTCCTGCTGGCCGTCTACCGTGTGGGACAGAGTGCGGCGTGGCGGCTGTTCACCACGACCGCGGCGGTGGAGATCCCCGACGCGGAGGTGCGCTCGGAGGTACTACTGCATTTCTGGCCGCGCACCACGCAGTGGCTCGACGCCTCCATCGAGCAGATGATCGGCACGTTCGTCGCCGAGCGCGAGCAGTGGCAGCGCGGCGCCCTGGCGCGGCAGGCGGCCACCGTCGACGCGGTGCTGGCCGGGCAGGACGTGGACCCCGCGGAGGCGACCGCCGCCCTGAACTACCCGGTCGTGCCCGCGCACACCGCCTACACGCTGTGGGTCGACGAGGCCGTCGCCGACGCCGACGTGCAGCGGCTCCTCGAGCGCGCCGCCGCGGCCGTGCACCGCGCGGTGCACGGCGAGCACCGCCTGGCCCAGCGGATCGGGGCCCGGTCACTGCGCTGCTGGAGCACGGGATCGTCCGTGCCCGACGGGCTCGACCTCCCCCCGACGGTGCGCTGCGCCCTCGGTACCGCGCATCCCGGGATCGACGGCTTCCGGCGCAGCCACGAGGAGTCGGCGGCCGCACTGATGGTCGCGCGGCGGACGGGCCGCCCGTTCGTCGCCTACCGGGACGTCGAAATCGCCTGCCTGGCGCACGGCATCGCCGGACCGGACGGGCCGTCGACGCTGGTGGAGCGCGAGCTCGGCGCGCTGGCGGACGACACCGCGGCCGCGGCGCGGCTGCGCGAGACAGCGCTCGCCTACCTGAGCGCGGGGTGCGACGCCCGCGCCGCCGGCGCTGCACTCGTGCTGCACCCCAACACCGTGCGGTACCGGATCCGGCAGGTCGAACAGGTGCTCGGGCACCCGATCGACGAGCGGCGCGTGTACGTCGAGCTGGCACTGCACTCGGTGCGCGCTTTCGGCGTCAGTCCTGCAGCGCGCCCTTGA
- a CDS encoding helix-turn-helix transcriptional regulator, translated as MDGNLLGEFLRARRERVDPATLGLRTMGVRRTPGLRREEVAAQAGISVEYLVRLERGRDRRPSPAVVAALAEVLQLDADGAAHLAQLAELPDGRGGEVVDEMSGVVRRLLDSWPNPTIVTNSLLDLIGTNAAGEELHRGIGLRVGDNMVRSLFLDPRSREVFLDYDTVARESVGNLRALSGPNPSNPRLMALVGELSVRSEHFARLWGVGEVQAKTNGSKVIAHPELGVVELEWSTLEVAAAPGQLVVAYQALEGTASERTLAELVAHVARSS; from the coding sequence GTGGACGGGAATCTGCTCGGCGAGTTTCTGCGCGCACGGCGCGAACGCGTCGATCCCGCGACACTGGGGCTGCGCACCATGGGCGTGCGCCGCACGCCGGGCCTGCGACGGGAAGAGGTAGCGGCGCAGGCAGGGATCAGCGTCGAGTACCTCGTGCGTCTCGAACGGGGCAGGGACCGCAGGCCGTCGCCCGCGGTGGTCGCCGCGCTCGCCGAGGTACTGCAGCTCGACGCCGACGGCGCCGCCCACCTCGCGCAGCTGGCGGAGCTCCCCGACGGCCGGGGCGGCGAGGTGGTCGACGAGATGTCCGGCGTCGTGCGCCGCCTGCTCGACTCGTGGCCGAACCCGACAATCGTGACCAACTCGCTGCTCGACCTCATCGGCACCAACGCGGCAGGTGAGGAGCTGCACCGCGGCATCGGCCTCCGCGTGGGCGACAACATGGTGCGGTCGCTGTTCCTCGACCCGCGGTCGCGGGAGGTCTTCCTCGACTACGACACGGTCGCGCGGGAGTCGGTCGGCAATCTCCGGGCGCTGTCGGGCCCGAATCCCTCGAACCCGCGGCTGATGGCACTGGTGGGCGAACTCTCGGTGCGGAGCGAGCACTTCGCTCGGCTGTGGGGTGTCGGCGAAGTGCAGGCGAAGACGAACGGCAGCAAGGTGATCGCGCACCCGGAGCTGGGTGTGGTCGAGCTGGAGTGGTCGACCTTGGAGGTGGCGGCGGCGCCGGGGCAGCTGGTCGTCGCCTACCAGGCACTGGAGGGCACGGCGTCGGAGCGAACCCTGGCGGAGCTCGTCGCCCACGTCGCCCGCTCGTCATAG
- a CDS encoding SDR family oxidoreductase — protein MTSLTDRTALITGAGSGIGAATATALAAAGARTALVGRRADRLTEVAAATGAGHAAADVTDRAALTAAVAGLRDRVGRFDLVVANAGAMLPAAFDTADPDDWDEMVATNISGLLTTARATIDDLAAAAETGPADLVLIGSIGAHMVLPGYSVYNATKAAVAHLTNHLRAEFGPRGVRVRLIEPGMVESELAAGVTDPDAAAALRQYAVENPPIPASAIGDAVAWTAALPVGVNVASMIVLPTVQG, from the coding sequence ATGACCTCCTTGACTGATCGCACAGCCCTCATCACCGGCGCCGGAAGCGGCATCGGCGCGGCCACCGCCACTGCTCTCGCGGCAGCGGGCGCGCGGACGGCACTCGTCGGCAGACGCGCCGACCGCCTCACCGAAGTGGCCGCTGCGACGGGAGCCGGCCACGCCGCCGCCGACGTGACGGATCGCGCGGCGCTCACCGCCGCCGTGGCCGGGCTCCGCGACCGGGTCGGACGGTTCGACCTCGTGGTCGCGAACGCGGGCGCCATGCTGCCCGCGGCGTTCGACACCGCCGACCCGGACGACTGGGACGAGATGGTCGCGACGAACATCAGCGGCCTGCTCACCACCGCCAGGGCGACGATCGACGACCTCGCCGCTGCTGCCGAGACCGGGCCTGCCGACCTGGTCCTGATCGGCTCCATCGGCGCGCACATGGTCCTGCCCGGATACTCGGTCTACAACGCGACGAAGGCGGCTGTCGCGCACCTGACGAACCATCTCCGGGCGGAGTTCGGCCCCCGCGGCGTCCGCGTCCGCCTCATCGAGCCGGGCATGGTCGAGTCCGAGCTCGCCGCGGGCGTCACGGATCCGGACGCCGCCGCGGCACTGCGGCAGTACGCCGTCGAGAACCCGCCCATTCCGGCCTCCGCGATCGGCGACGCAGTGGCCTGGACTGCGGCGCTGCCTGTGGGGGTGAACGTCGCCTCGATGATCGTGCTCCCGACGGTGCAGGGGTGA
- a CDS encoding LLM class F420-dependent oxidoreductase, with translation MELRIFVEPQQGATYADQLAVARTAEAAGFGAFFRSDHYVAMNVDGAPGPTDSWITLGAIGRETSTIRLGTLVTSATFRFPGPLAISVAQVDEMSGGRVELGLGAGWFEEEHAAYAIPFPDVKERFDRFEETLEIVTGLWESQGPYTFRGEHFSLVDSPALPKPAQKHVPIVLGGAGKKRSAALAARFADEYNTPFVPVTEAAAVWARVDAAAVAAGRDPQSIVKSAAQVVCGGHDEATVARRAATIGRELPELRENGLTGSAGEIVDKLGTFAEAGASRVYLQVLDQSDLDHVEWIGAEVLPQVADL, from the coding sequence ATGGAGCTACGCATCTTCGTCGAACCCCAGCAGGGCGCCACCTACGCCGACCAGCTCGCCGTCGCGCGGACCGCGGAGGCCGCCGGGTTCGGGGCCTTCTTCCGGTCGGACCACTACGTCGCGATGAACGTCGACGGGGCGCCCGGCCCCACCGACTCGTGGATCACCCTCGGCGCGATCGGCCGCGAGACCTCGACCATCCGCCTCGGCACGCTGGTCACCTCCGCGACCTTCCGGTTCCCCGGGCCGCTGGCCATCTCGGTGGCGCAGGTCGACGAGATGTCGGGCGGGCGCGTGGAGCTGGGGCTCGGCGCGGGCTGGTTCGAGGAGGAGCACGCGGCGTACGCGATCCCCTTCCCCGACGTGAAGGAGCGGTTCGACCGCTTCGAGGAGACGCTCGAGATCGTCACGGGCTTGTGGGAGTCGCAGGGCCCCTACACCTTCCGCGGCGAGCACTTCTCGCTGGTCGACTCCCCCGCGCTGCCCAAGCCGGCGCAGAAGCACGTGCCGATCGTGCTCGGCGGGGCCGGTAAGAAGCGCAGCGCCGCCCTGGCCGCGCGGTTCGCCGACGAGTACAACACGCCCTTCGTCCCGGTCACCGAGGCCGCGGCGGTGTGGGCGCGCGTCGACGCCGCCGCCGTCGCCGCGGGCCGCGATCCGCAGTCGATCGTCAAGTCGGCCGCCCAGGTCGTGTGCGGCGGCCACGACGAGGCGACCGTCGCGCGGCGGGCCGCGACCATCGGCCGCGAGCTGCCCGAGCTGCGGGAGAACGGCCTCACCGGCTCCGCCGGTGAGATCGTCGACAAGCTGGGCACCTTCGCCGAGGCGGGCGCGTCGCGCGTGTACCTGCAGGTGCTCGACCAGAGCGACCTCGATCACGTCGAGTGGATCGGCGCCGAGGTGCTGCCGCAGGTCGCCGACCTGTAG
- a CDS encoding mycothiol transferase → MDSAAARDLLTDSFARILEHAEGVTEGLDPGIANRRIVPDANTIAWLVWHSARVIDAQLAPIAGVEEVWTANDWYGRFALDLPPESTGYGHTRADAAKVHGSDALLIGYFRDVDAMASRYLATITPDELSRVIDTAWDPPVTVAVRLVSIVDDCAQHLGAAAYLKGALQD, encoded by the coding sequence ATGGACTCAGCCGCTGCACGGGACCTGCTCACCGACTCGTTCGCCCGGATCCTCGAGCACGCGGAGGGCGTGACCGAGGGCCTCGACCCGGGGATCGCGAACCGGCGGATCGTGCCGGACGCCAACACGATCGCGTGGCTGGTGTGGCACAGCGCGCGGGTGATCGACGCGCAGCTGGCGCCGATCGCGGGCGTGGAGGAGGTCTGGACCGCGAACGACTGGTACGGCCGGTTCGCGCTCGACCTCCCGCCGGAGTCCACCGGATACGGCCACACCCGGGCCGACGCGGCCAAGGTGCACGGCAGTGACGCGCTGCTCATCGGCTACTTCCGCGACGTCGACGCGATGGCGAGCCGCTACCTCGCCACGATCACGCCGGACGAGCTCTCCCGCGTGATCGACACGGCGTGGGACCCGCCGGTCACCGTCGCGGTGCGGCTGGTGAGCATCGTCGACGACTGCGCCCAGCACCTCGGCGCCGCCGCCTACCTCAAGGGCGCGCTGCAGGACTGA
- a CDS encoding GMC family oxidoreductase N-terminal domain-containing protein: MSFTFDARRRATLTAVVDTFVASVPRDDDPTGFWAVKGSDLQVDAAVEDYLLGHLPEEQLEGLGQLLDTAALVGMKNQPQAVREAILANLAGITPESGLAVASLRQLSTMIAYGLMDDQGRNPLWAGMGYPGPVSAPPATPKTITAITPTAGEALTADVVIVGSGSGGGVSAAVLAQAGKNVIVVEGGSYRNESDFVQNELFAYQTLFLRGGFFPSSDGMVMLAAGGTVGGGSTVNWSNSLKTPETVRKEWAGAGLDDALGPEFDEHLNAVFARMGCNEDVALQNGPHERLSDGAAGLGYSYRKVDLNVNPDRFDPVRSAYSGMGDQTGAKNGTMRTFLQDASDAGARLLPNTRVQRITTADGAATGVEATYTDPATGQQTAVRIDAPTVVVSAGSLESPALLLRSGIGGPAVGTTLRLHPATLVSGVYDEPQDPWYGPAMAGVMNEFADAEAGYGFLIESVQHLPGLFNSVVPWLGGAAHKELTAQYRNRADWVVLVKDRGVGSVTIDEDGEAVHAYPFDDELDRKHFREGITASIRMQEAAGARRIYVAGQRFAPWTRGDDLDAFIAQVNEIPIGPGGTPVFSAHQMCSAPLGADPATSVANPSGELHDTRGVWIADASGMPTCSGVNPMITTMALARRTATNLLAAGA; this comes from the coding sequence ATGAGCTTCACCTTCGACGCGCGCCGCCGCGCCACCCTCACCGCCGTCGTCGACACCTTCGTCGCCTCCGTGCCCCGCGATGACGACCCCACCGGCTTCTGGGCCGTCAAGGGCAGCGACCTGCAGGTCGACGCCGCCGTGGAGGACTACCTCCTGGGACATCTCCCCGAGGAGCAGCTGGAGGGCCTCGGCCAGCTCCTCGACACCGCCGCCCTCGTGGGCATGAAGAACCAGCCGCAGGCCGTCCGCGAGGCCATCCTCGCGAACCTCGCCGGGATCACTCCCGAGTCGGGCCTCGCGGTCGCGAGCCTGCGCCAGCTCTCCACGATGATCGCGTACGGCCTCATGGACGATCAGGGCCGCAACCCGTTGTGGGCGGGGATGGGCTACCCCGGACCGGTGTCCGCGCCGCCCGCCACGCCCAAGACCATCACGGCGATCACCCCGACTGCGGGCGAGGCCCTCACCGCCGACGTCGTGATCGTCGGCAGCGGCAGCGGCGGCGGCGTGTCCGCCGCCGTGCTGGCGCAGGCCGGCAAGAACGTGATCGTGGTCGAGGGCGGCAGCTACCGCAACGAGTCCGACTTCGTGCAGAACGAGCTGTTCGCCTACCAGACCCTCTTCCTGCGCGGCGGCTTCTTCCCCTCCTCCGACGGCATGGTCATGCTCGCGGCCGGCGGCACCGTCGGCGGCGGCAGCACCGTGAACTGGTCCAACTCGCTGAAGACGCCCGAGACCGTCCGCAAGGAGTGGGCGGGCGCGGGACTCGACGACGCCCTCGGGCCCGAGTTCGACGAGCACCTCAACGCGGTCTTCGCCCGCATGGGCTGCAACGAGGACGTCGCCCTGCAGAACGGTCCGCACGAACGACTCTCCGACGGTGCCGCCGGCCTCGGCTACTCCTACCGCAAGGTCGACCTCAACGTGAACCCCGACCGGTTCGACCCGGTCCGCAGCGCCTACAGCGGCATGGGCGATCAGACCGGCGCCAAGAACGGCACGATGCGCACGTTCCTGCAGGACGCCTCCGACGCGGGTGCGCGGCTGCTGCCGAACACCCGGGTGCAGCGGATCACCACGGCGGACGGCGCCGCGACCGGTGTCGAGGCGACGTACACCGACCCGGCGACGGGCCAGCAGACCGCCGTCCGGATCGACGCGCCCACGGTCGTCGTCTCCGCCGGCAGCCTGGAATCGCCCGCCCTGCTGCTCCGTTCGGGCATCGGCGGGCCGGCCGTGGGAACCACGCTGCGGCTGCATCCCGCCACGCTGGTGAGCGGCGTCTACGACGAGCCGCAGGACCCCTGGTACGGCCCCGCGATGGCCGGCGTGATGAACGAGTTCGCCGACGCCGAAGCGGGCTACGGTTTCCTCATCGAGAGCGTGCAGCACCTGCCGGGGCTCTTCAACAGCGTCGTCCCGTGGCTCGGAGGCGCCGCGCACAAGGAGCTGACGGCGCAGTACCGCAACCGCGCCGACTGGGTGGTGCTGGTCAAGGACCGCGGCGTCGGCTCGGTGACGATCGACGAGGACGGCGAGGCCGTGCACGCCTACCCGTTCGACGACGAGCTGGACCGCAAGCACTTCCGCGAGGGCATCACCGCCTCGATCCGGATGCAGGAGGCCGCCGGCGCGCGGCGGATCTACGTGGCCGGCCAGCGCTTCGCGCCGTGGACCCGCGGCGACGACCTGGACGCCTTCATCGCGCAGGTGAACGAGATCCCGATCGGACCCGGCGGCACCCCGGTGTTCAGCGCGCACCAGATGTGCAGCGCCCCGCTCGGCGCGGATCCCGCGACCTCCGTGGCGAATCCGTCGGGCGAGCTGCACGACACCCGCGGCGTGTGGATCGCGGACGCCAGCGGCATGCCCACCTGCTCCGGCGTGAACCCGATGATCACCACGATGGCGCTGGCGCGGCGCACCGCGACCAACCTCCTGGCCGCCGGCGCCTGA
- a CDS encoding Fe2+-enterobactin ABC transporter substrate-binding protein: MAKHVRYLVAILCAVGLVAGCGGGSTDSGTEASATRTVSTVKGDVTIPVKPKRVVLLNYNLAGYLYDLGLPVTAMVTEYTDRDPAKAQPFDAWKDDFTKAGTKFMHWPAGGYDLEAIAAEKPDLIVGGGLGFPFKQTNDAYDRLKAIAPTLVVDNKAESWNQQFEFLAKAFDQPQVYQDAVKKYDERIAQVKAGITPPPGPVAFLSMTAQGKAYGLIENRGVPAEFAKVGIEAAPIFASGKFKPYTAGGDSYEITPEQLPSTVTQPSVFIVGFSGQTFDANSLRSQPVYASLPAFTANRAFDLPYWVQRPDFDKAIATLDVVEKMFKK; the protein is encoded by the coding sequence ATGGCCAAGCACGTGCGATACCTCGTCGCCATCCTGTGCGCCGTCGGGCTGGTCGCCGGGTGTGGGGGCGGCTCGACCGACTCCGGCACCGAGGCTTCCGCGACGCGCACCGTCAGCACGGTGAAGGGCGACGTGACCATCCCGGTCAAGCCGAAGCGCGTCGTGCTGCTGAACTACAACCTCGCGGGCTACCTGTACGACCTCGGCCTGCCCGTGACCGCCATGGTCACCGAGTACACCGACCGCGACCCGGCGAAGGCCCAGCCCTTCGACGCGTGGAAGGACGACTTCACCAAGGCCGGTACCAAGTTCATGCACTGGCCGGCCGGCGGTTACGACCTCGAGGCGATCGCCGCGGAGAAGCCCGACCTCATCGTCGGCGGCGGCCTCGGCTTCCCGTTCAAGCAGACCAACGACGCCTACGACCGGCTCAAGGCCATCGCGCCGACCCTCGTCGTCGACAACAAGGCGGAGAGCTGGAACCAGCAGTTCGAGTTCCTGGCCAAGGCCTTCGACCAGCCGCAGGTGTACCAGGACGCCGTGAAGAAGTACGACGAGCGCATCGCGCAGGTCAAGGCCGGCATCACGCCGCCCCCCGGCCCCGTGGCCTTCCTCTCGATGACCGCGCAGGGTAAGGCCTACGGCCTGATCGAGAACCGCGGCGTCCCCGCGGAGTTCGCCAAGGTGGGTATCGAGGCCGCACCGATCTTCGCGAGCGGCAAGTTCAAGCCGTACACCGCGGGCGGCGACTCGTACGAGATCACCCCGGAGCAGCTGCCCAGCACGGTGACGCAGCCGTCGGTGTTCATCGTGGGCTTCAGCGGCCAGACCTTCGACGCGAATTCGCTGCGCTCGCAGCCGGTCTACGCCTCGCTCCCGGCCTTCACCGCGAACCGGGCATTTGACCTGCCCTACTGGGTGCAGCGCCCCGACTTCGACAAGGCCATCGCCACGCTCGACGTCGTCGAGAAGATGTTCAAGAAGTAG